The genomic window AAGAGGCAAGAAGATGAGGGTTGTGAGAATGAGATGTTGGCAACCATGTACCATTCCCTCGTGCACTCACCAGCAGCAGCGAATCTGATTGGCTTGGAGCATTCCTTTTCTAATGCCATGAGCTCCCTTGTGTCCCAGAGGGAGCATGCATTGAAGGAAATCAGTGAGAGGTACAGGTTTTCATCATTACATTTACCTGGAACCtgttttactgctttgtattttatgttttatcatgTGATGACATNNNNNNNNNNNNNNNNNNNNNNNTTCTTTTNNNNNNNNNNNNNNNNNNNNNNNNNNNNNNNNNNNNNNNNNNNNNNNNNNNNNNNNNNNNNNNNNNNNNNNNNNNNNNNNNNNNNNNNNNNNNNNNTAATATTCCAAACAAAAGCTTTCATATCCAACAGACAGACCAAAGAAATGAGTGAGACTGTAAGTGCTGTAGGAGTGCACTTCACTGATGATGACGTAAACAACCTAGCTGCCCGTCATCTTGAAGACTCCCAGCTGATGGAGGTTCAGTGGGACTCAACCATCTCTGTCCTGAAGGAAGACCAAGAAAGGGACTTTAAGAACTTTGTCATGGAGTCCTTTGCTGGGCGGGAGATCACAACACCAGTGACTCCAAAGTATGTTTCTTCTAGTTTTTCAgttgttatatttcttttgattGGTGTCAAGCTTATATTTCAGTTGTTTCTTTAGCAAAGATATATGTACCCTTGAATGAATTATgctttgtgtgtgagttttaagTTGTCAGGAATTTCATTAAAGATTGTTGTGTGTCAAATTGTTTAATATCATTGTTCTGAAATCTCAAGCACCAACTATTAagtaaatatgaattataaaaccattttttcttccttgtacaGAGACTTTATACTGGGCTCAGACACAGTAATGACAGAGGCGACAGAACCCACCCAGGAAGAAAGCTTTACCATACATCTTGGCGCACAGATGAAGCAGATGCACAATCTTCGTTTGCTGTCTGCAGATGTCCTGCAGCTGTGCAAATATCAGTCTCATGATGCAAGGTGAATTTAGAGTACATGGTGGTGCACTTAGGTGTATAGACTGCAGTGTTTtgtgttgtaatttttttattttacttaaacttcacttattcattcattttgattactttttattgtttagtATGAGTACAAAATGAATAATTCCTTCTTGGTTATGTACATCTCTTATTTAGCATGGGTACCTAATTAGAAATTCATTCTTGGTTTTATGCAGCGCCATTCCACCTCAGCGCATCCAGACTTCAATGAGTCTCTATTCTCACAACCTAAATGGTCTAGTGCTCTTGGTTGATGACCGAATCAACACCTACACAGGCATCAAGAGAGGTAATGAGGAAGTATGGTTAAAGTAAAAGATTGAATATTGAGATAATTAAATAACATCCAATTGTGATATTTAccatagtcaaaaaaaaaagagggggtgggggaaatcaATTTATAACCAGGTAGGACACTATTATGTAAGTTAtaagaatgaataaatgtattattgtaaatattcaaGACTgattatattctctctatcttgaTTCTCTGATTCTTTGTATCTGCACAGAATTTGGCCGAGTCTGTGGCAGGACAACGGAGTTGCATTTCCCAGACTTAGAGGATCAGTTGGAGTCCACCAGAGACTTGGTTCCTCAGGTTGTTCAGTGGCGTCGGGACCATCCTCCTCCACAATACGATTGCGATGAGGAGGCAGCAGTATGTGTGTTTAATTTAATAGTGGTATTGATTGTATTATCAGggatgttaatattattgttaaggATTGTGTGTCATAGTGGCTGNNNNNNNNNNNNNNNNNNNNNNNNNNNNNNNNNNNNNNNTTGTGTGTATGCAGAGGTGGAATGAACTGTCCTCCACATACCATTCTGTGTATTGAAAAGCACTACTTACTGCTACATGGAAAACAGATCCAAATCAAGTGGCAGCACCTTAAGTATTGCTTGTACAAGTGCTGAGCTTGTGGATCAATATGGTACAGTAAATCATAAGCCTGTATACGATATTTTGCTTTAATATAGGCTAGGCCATACATTTGTGTACATTCAGCCCACCCTCTCAGCgctcctaacctaacctaaccataaaCAAGTGATGCTCATGAAGTGCAACATCACAgttaaacaaaatgaagaaatagTACCATGAGTACAGGCACTACTATTCTTTGATACTGCGAGTCACTGCCAGTAGTCAAGGAGCTGGTGGTTGTAGTAGACAGTGCTCTTTTGATTTACAAACTAATAGAGGGAGCTAATTTTGGAGTACCTTTGAGTATGTATTTGAgctctctttttcttcagttATATTTTAGCATTTTCTTTTACAACCAGTAGACTTTAAGATTGGAATGCTTGATAAAATGCAANNNNNNNNNNNNNNNNNNNNNNNNNNNNNNNNNNNNNNNNNNNNNNNNNNNNNNNNNNNNNNNNNNNNNNNNNNNNNNNNNNNNNNNNNNNNNNNNNNNNNNNNNNNTTCCATTcttttatatctaatatcattGTCTGACTTTTCATTTAACTTATGGTGGCTTCTCTTTTATTTAAGCCTCCTCCTCCAGTGCCACAGCACCTTAAAGCTGGCGACTTCTACATCACACGCCACTCTAACTTAGCTGACGTGCATGTGGTGTTTCACATGATTGTGGACGACTCTCTACGCTCTGGGGACATCAATTCTCGCCATCCTGTTATACTAGGACTTAGAAATGTTCTCAAGGTTTGATATAGGAGGTATCTTATTAATGATATGTTGCACATATGTGTCATTagtgtttttcattatcaaagaAATGGTATgggtattatacattttaaaaaaaaattcactgatTCCAGATTGCATGTCTGGGGGATATAACAACACTCACTATCCCCCTTTTGCTGACAAATTCCATGTCGGAGGTGAGTAGCTCTATCATCTAAAATTTGCTGTTCTGATGTTTCTGTGTAGTCTCATTTTCTAGTCTTTTGTTCATCCCCTTTTTATATCGCTAGttgaatattaatatttcaaaaagagagcaaaaaattaattttgtcaAATTCTTTCACTTCATTTTTAATACTATGTAGATTAAGAACATGTATTCATTAATTCATAAACATAGCTccagttctaaaaaaaaaaatttagagtcTTTAGTTAATGACTTCTACCATGCAGGAAATGACAATGTCATGGTGCCAGAAGCGAGCAGAGCTGGTTTACAAGTGCATAAAGGGATTCATGATGGAAATGGCATCCTGGGGTGGAGCCGAGATGAAAAACATGCAGTTTCTTGTCCCAAAGGTATGGTGTAATtcctttgatttttattattcttaatgttGTCAAGTCAATCTATTAGTGCAATGACTTTCTTACTTGTTATTTCAAATTACACTTAAAGTGAAATTAGGGGCTATGCTCAAACTTTTCCCAGGACTTAACTGTCAGACCTGATGAAAATCTATGAGTGAAGGTTTTACCCGGGCTAATATTAATTGTTGTACTCAAGAAGTGGCTTTTAATCAGTTGAGTCACCTGGTGCCAGTAATTGTGACTTCAAAGACTACTGACAgataggtatttatttatttatagaaatttttctataataaatGGAAAAGGTAGGAAGGAAGCCAGTTTAAAATAATCACTTTATAAAGATAAAAGTTTAGAAAAGACAAATATGCTTTAGAGCTATTTCTTGTATTCTGTTAacctttaccttaaaaaaaaccaaatatagcAAAGTGAAAGGTTGAAACTCGGAGCGTCTGCCTTTTCAGACTGGTATCATGTCTACAGACTCTGCAAAACAGCCAGTTATCTAAACTCACTCTTGTGAACATAAATAATCTTTCATAAGAATGAAGAACCGTGTCTCCAAAAACACGTTTTTTTACATTTCAGGGAATATCTGAAGACCTGTTCCAGCATTTGGCAGCCATGTTACCCAATATATTCCGGGTATCAAATCCTCTGGTTGTCAAGTCTTCGTaagatgaaggaaaaataatTGCATGATCTGAGGTTAAAGTTTTTTCTGATAATAAGAAGGGATAAAGCAAAACAGTAATTGTGTGNNNNNNNNNNNNNNNNNNNNNNNNNNNNNNNNNNNNNNNNNNNNNNNNNNNNNNNNNNNNNNNNNNNNNNNNNNGCTCTGGGCACATTTCTAAATGAATGATTCAGATATAttacattctcaaaaaaaaagaaaaaagaaagaggcttATGTTAACATGAAGTAAT from Penaeus monodon isolate SGIC_2016 chromosome 23, NSTDA_Pmon_1, whole genome shotgun sequence includes these protein-coding regions:
- the LOC119587705 gene encoding protein C12orf4 homolog; the protein is MVAATRNEDCLCEVSIGTEPRVLTVRVPVSIPTSVCPVELAHRLIQHHNLPIYLHNELSEKLKIAIQDKTEEHYRQQDKRAIQALQEGKINIKDVAAAWANKYAQVNKRQEDEGCENEMLATMYHSLVHSPAAANLIGLEHSFSNAMSSLVSQREHALKEISERQTKEMSETVSAVGVHFTDDDVNNLAARHLEDSQLMEVQWDSTISVLKEDQERDFKNFVMESFAGREITTPVTPKDFILGSDTVMTEATEPTQEESFTIHLGAQMKQMHNLRLLSADVLQLCKYQSHDASAIPPQRIQTSMSLYSHNLNGLVLLVDDRINTYTGIKREFGRVCGRTTELHFPDLEDQLESTRDLVPQVVQWRRDHPPPQYDCDEEAAPPPPVPQHLKAGDFYITRHSNLADVHVVFHMIVDDSLRSGDINSRHPVILGLRNVLKIACLGDITTLTIPLLLTNSMSEEMTMSWCQKRAELVYKCIKGFMMEMASWGGAEMKNMQFLVPKGISEDLFQHLAAMLPNIFRVSNPLVVKSS